A genomic stretch from Phycisphaerae bacterium includes:
- a CDS encoding TraR/DksA family transcriptional regulator, protein MDRVEPPEEMPTPGKPMKPVVDAEWQSAIREALARQRQQLLSVVQSTQAQMAEKSGDLPDVSDRASEGFEDELSVGLIAIEAAQLDDIEAAIARIDNESYGLCLDCGRPIPRKRLEVLPFARRCLNCEGANERRVRSIEPEEDEEEAD, encoded by the coding sequence GTGGATCGTGTGGAACCCCCGGAAGAGATGCCGACGCCGGGTAAGCCCATGAAGCCGGTGGTCGATGCTGAATGGCAGAGCGCCATTCGCGAGGCCCTGGCCCGCCAGCGGCAGCAGCTCCTCTCCGTCGTGCAATCGACGCAGGCGCAGATGGCGGAGAAATCCGGCGACTTGCCGGATGTCAGCGATCGGGCTTCCGAGGGATTCGAAGACGAATTGTCCGTGGGTCTGATCGCCATCGAGGCGGCGCAGCTCGACGACATCGAGGCAGCGATTGCACGGATCGATAACGAATCCTATGGGCTCTGTCTGGATTGCGGCAGGCCGATTCCACGAAAACGGCTGGAAGTGCTCCCCTTCGCCCGGCGCTGCCTAAACTGTGAAGGGGCCAACGAGCGCCGGGTCCGCAGCATTGAACCTGAGGAAGACGAGGAAGAAGCGGATTAA
- a CDS encoding HU family DNA-binding protein has translation MATSMSKSALIRHLAEKNELTRAQVVQFMDNLVNVAYREAKNSFTLPGIGKLVLVNRKARMGRNPATGEAIKIPAKKVVKFRVAKAAKDAILGPSKKR, from the coding sequence ATGGCTACTTCAATGAGCAAGTCGGCATTGATTCGACACCTGGCGGAAAAGAACGAGCTGACCCGGGCGCAGGTCGTTCAGTTCATGGACAATCTGGTGAACGTCGCGTATCGCGAGGCGAAAAACAGCTTCACGCTGCCGGGAATCGGCAAACTGGTACTGGTCAACCGAAAGGCGCGGATGGGACGAAACCCCGCAACGGGAGAGGCGATCAAAATTCCGGCGAAGAAAGTGGTGAAATTCCGCGTCGCCAAGGCGGCCAAGGATGCCATCCTGGGACCATCCAAAAAGCGATGA